The proteins below come from a single Aspergillus oryzae RIB40 DNA, chromosome 5 genomic window:
- a CDS encoding uncharacterized protein (predicted protein), with protein sequence MKAGLKADGRRYNKEIIDFFQMEDEKLQRFINTQSDLINDTLKPKNHLLELLLEDRKKKEIQITTLQQRLRAMEAPRLRPRALSSTAVVSVTQLFALLAQPTSQMARNFSYEVTFGHSNNHLEAILSADNTFDPQAQGQAQ encoded by the exons atgaaggctGGATTGAAAGCAGACGGACGCAGATATAACAAAGAGATTATCGATTTTTTTCAAATGGAGGACGAAAAGCTGCAACGGTTTATAAATACCCAATCGGACCTGATAAATGATACCTTGAAGCCAAAGAATCATTTGTTAGAattgctgctggaggacaGGAAGA aaaaggaaattcaaATTACAACGCTCCAACAACGCCTTCGGGCTATGGAAGCTCCTAGACTCCGTCCAAGAGCTCTTAGCTCAACAGCTGTCGTCTCTGTTACCCAGCTCTTCGCACTTCTAGCTCAACCAACTTCTCAAATGGCCCGCAATTTCAGCTACGAAGTAACCTTTGGACATTCCAACAACCACCTAGAAGCCATCCTCAGCGCAGACAACACATTTGACCCTCAGGCCCAAGGGCAGGCACAATAA
- a CDS encoding uncharacterized protein (amino acid transporters) yields the protein MEPSQAVDQSPYARPSFKDMEGKPKHSIKTAEEDSIQIVNSDAPLHTWGALGMNFTITAAPISIGSFLALAIGLVEPSFFFYGFLFTGLGQLILCLAAAEIASSRPHPVGPQKYNRLRATFLILMAVVEVSIHQYSSHSKPWHHFLVYVGVCINALVVNLPKVMDWSLSASLVFINGATLFVLITLPVRANPKQSATAVFVSVANNSGWGSAAVVFFLNVLPGLASLGTCDAATHMSEELELPTRDVPWVMVRSALLSYLVAIPTMTIFLFCIVNPEAMFSPVGGQPLIQLVSDGHASRMLTAIPSALIVVGFAIGSWEALISWSRLYWSFSRTNGFPFSNFTERTTDGVPVNALILGTALTIVIGAIQLGSTTALNAVLGGASLCSGFSWIIVLSFRVWRGNDALDPQRWLNLGKWGRSLSGFAILWNMWMITWASFPLLLPVTLSSMNWSSLVTVGVVVISFVYYILFYRYRSDEME from the exons ATGGAGCCATCACAAGCTGTTGATCAATCTCCTTACGCTCGTCCTAGCTTCAAGGACATGGAGGGTAAACCGAAACATTCGATTAAAACAGCGGAGGAGGACTCTATTCAAATAGTCAACTCGGACGCCCCATTACACACCTGGGGTGCCCTTGGTATGAATTTTACTATCACCGCCGCCCCAATCTCTATCGGCTCCTTTCTTGCCTTAGCCATCGGGCTTGTTGAGccgtcctttttcttctatgGTTTTCTGTTCACTGGACTAGGACAGCTTATCCTTTGTCTAGCTGCCGCAGAGATTGCCTCGTCAAGGCCACATCCAGTAG GACCACAGAAGTACAACCGTTTGCGGGCTACATTCTTG ATTCTTATGGCAGTTGTAGAAGTGTCAATACATCaatattcttctcattcAAAGCCCTGGCACCACTTCTTGGTCTACGTGGGGGTTTGCATCAATGCCCTGGTGGTGAATCTTCCCAAGGTGATGGACTGGTCTCTATCCGCCTCGCTAGTCTTCATTAACGGCGCCACGCTTTTCGTTCTGATCACACTGCCAGTCCGCGCCAATCCCAAACAGAGCGCGACTGCTGTATTTGTGAGCGTCGCGAACAATTCAGGCTGGGGCTCCGCTGCGGTAGTTTTCTTTCTGAACGTGTTGCCTGGACTAGCCTCCTTGGGCACCTGCGACGCAGCAACGCATATGTCagaggagctggagctgcCGACTCGCGATGTGCCCTGGGTAATGGTTAGGTCCGCACTGCTGAGCTATCTAGTGGCCATTCCAACCATGAccattttcctcttttgcaTTGTCAATCCGGAGGCTATGTTCTCTCCAGTTGGGGGCCAACCATTGATCCAGTTGGTATCCGACGGTCACGCATCTAGAATGCTTACTGCAATACCCAGCGCCTTAATCGTGGTAGGCTTCGCAATCGGCAGCTGGGAGGCCTTGATCAGCTGGAGTCGGCTGTATTGGTCGTTCTCACGGACCAACGGCTTCCCATTTTCCAATTTCACTGAAAGAACAACGGACGGAGTCCCTGTCAACGCACTGATCCTAGGCACTGCTCTGACCATCGTAATTGGAGCCATTCAACTTGGATCAACTACCGCTCTAAACGCCGTCCTGGGAGGGGCTAGTCTGTgctctggcttttcttggATAATCGTACTCAGCTTTCGTGTGTGGCGGGGCAACGACGCCCTTGATCCACAGCGCTGGCTTAACCTGGGGAAGTGGGGTCGTTCGTTGTCTGGATTTGCAATTCTCTGGAATATGTGGATGATTACTTGGGCGTCATTTCCACTCTTGCTTCCTGTGACCCTGTCCTCTATGAATTGGTCTTCATTGGTGACGGTCGGTGTTGTCGTGATCAGTTTTGTTTACTATATTCTGTTTTACCGATACAGGAGTGATGAGATGGAGTAG
- a CDS encoding NAD(P)H-dependent flavin oxidoreductase (dioxygenases related to 2-nitropropane dioxygenase): MPFNTALTRKLGITVPIIQGGMQWVAVAELASAVSNAGGLGILSALTHSTPDDLRREIRKCQSMTKKPFGVNLTLLPSLNPPDYAAYARVIAEEGVKIVETAGHNPGPIIAQLKKANILILHKCTTIRHAKSAIKLGVDFLSIDGFECAGHVGEHDLTSFILLGRARQELTVPFIASGGFAEGRGLAAALALGAEGINMGTRFLCTAESPIHQKIKEAIVHAQETDTTLVMRRWRNTSRYFANTVTEPVLKIEKESPSGEFSEIAPFVNGQRGRQVFLNGDIHHGVWTVGQAIGLIQDIPTCKELVRRIERDSVLAIEGVHKLYHDRPLQSKL, translated from the exons ATGCCTTTCAACACCGCATTGACACGCAAGCTGGGAATTACAG TCCCGATCATTCAAGGGGGTATGCAATGGGTCGCTGTTGCGGAGCTCGCGTCTGCAGTCAGCAACGCCGGTGGACTGGGTATA CTCAGTGCACTCACGCATAGTACTCCTGATGACTTGCGAAGAGAAATCCGGAAATGTCAGTCCATGACTAAGAAACCCTTCGGGGTGAATCTCACGCTACTCCCCTCTCTCAACCCCCCGGATTACGCTGCCTACGCGCGTGTGATAGCAGAGGAAGGGGTGAAAATCGTCGAAACTGCAGGGCACAATCCAGGACCTATCATCGCACAACTAAAGAAGGCGAACATTCTCATACTACACAAATGCACTACAATTAGACATGCGAAATCGGCCATCAAACTGGGTGTGGATTTCCTTTCTATCGACGGCTTTGAATGTGCCGGTCACGTCGGCGAGCATGATTTGACAAGCTTCATACTCCTTGGGCGCGCCAGACAAGAGCTTACGGTCCCATTCATTGCGTCAGGTGGGTTCGCAGAGGGGCGGGGACTGGCTGCTGCTCTGGCACTTGGCGCAGAGGGTATAAATATGGGAACTCGGTTCTTGTGTACGGCCGAATCTCCTATCCACCAGAAGATTAAGGAGGCTATTGTCCATGCGCAGGAGACGGATACTACGTTGGTTATGCGACGTTGGAGGAATACGAGTCGTTACTTTGCGAACACTGTCACCGAGCCTGTGttgaaaattgaaaaggagTCGCCGTCAGGCGAGTTCTCGGAGATTGCGCCATTCGTTAATGGTCAGCGTGGACGACAGGTGTTTCTAAACGGGGATATTCATCATGGA GTATGGACGGTTGGACAGGCTATTGGATTGATCCAGGATATTCCGACGTGTAAAGAGCTAGTACGTCGTATCGAACGGGATTCAGTGTTGGCAATTGAGGGCGTCCACAAACTTTACCATGATCGACCGTTGCAGAGCAAGTTATGA
- a CDS encoding fungal specific transcription factor domain-containing protein (predicted protein), which produces MEILFDYLEEDSWNGFIDLTPRTPSSSPEACSTNYLPGFVRPIHTTISEAQYEHLLLQGALTLPSFPLQQALLQSFFECVLPSMPIINWQTFINIVSNKDGGQGRISLLLFQAIMFSATAFVNLDHLQKAGYSSREEAHEAFFEKAHLLYQSHYESDPLTNLQALLLMTHRAKATDGKDSRYWIEVAISLALMMGLFRDLPSGYAGHHSQKLHRRIAWTCYTADSLISFRLRCLPLIRSVDFNLSMLTEEDFDFNHIPMESRLLLPGCTFIRNLEVQKSLASICISQAQLCLCIRRVLNVQARCNSTELSSEPTGKTPDSPNKHHSDYLTSIWMSQKALADWKYSLPPICQRPPTVFGFSSDESPIVAVHRNVLHMVYHGVVCVLYQSQIFQSSASRMQHAARQITEIANELDQMKTLHSLPIIGSTTILIAMIIHLAEVQTSSPVKQGVTMRDIQSCIELMKRLQDVHSCMDIVTHLILTTLQRCSPS; this is translated from the exons ATGGAGATACTATTTGACTATCTAGAGGAGGATTCGTGGAACGGGTTCATCGATTTGACTCCTCGgacaccatcgtcttctccagaggCATGCTCGACAAACTATTTACCGGGGTTTGTGAGGCCCATCCACACGACGATAAGTGAAGCTCAGTATGAACACCTTTTACTACAAGGGGCATTGACCCTACCAAGCTTTCCACTTCAACAAGCCCTATTACAGTCATTCTTCGAATGTGTGTTACCCAGTATGCCAATCATAAACTGGCAGACCTTTATCAATATTGTGAGCAACAAAGACGGTGGCCAAGGCCGGATAAGCTTGCTTCTGTTCCAAGCAATCATGTTCTCAGCAACCGCCTTTGTCAACCTtgaccatcttcaaaaagCTGGCTACTCAAGCCGAGAGGAGGCTCATGAAGCTTTCTTCGAAAAAGCACAT CTTTTATACCAGTCGCACTACGAATCCGATCCTCTCACCAACCTTCAAgccctccttctcatgaCACACCGTGCCAAAGCCACAGACGGGAAAGATAGTCGATATTGGATTGAGGTTGCTATTTCACTGGCACTGATGATGGGGCTCTTCCGAGACCTTCCCAGCGGCTATGCTGGGCACCACAGTCAGAAACTTCACAGACGAATTGCCTGGACATGTTACACGGCGGACTCCTTGATTTCGTTCAGGCTAAGATGCTTGCCGCTGATCAGAAGTGTCGATTTCAACCTTTCCATGCTCACTGAAGAGGACTTTGACTTTAACCACATACCCATGGAGAGCCGACTCTTGCTTCCTGGGTGCACTTTCATTCGGAATCTAGAGGTCCAAAAGTCCCTGGCCAGTATCTGCATTTCGCAGGCCCAGTTATGCTTATGCATCAGGAGAGTTTTGAATGTGCAGGCCAGGTGTAACTCAACGGAATTATCTTCCGAGCCCACCGGCAAGACACCAGATTCTCCAAACAAACACCACTCAGATTATCTCACCAGTATTTGGATGTCTCAGAAGGCATTGGCCGATTGGAAATATTCCTTGCCGCCCATATGTCAACGCCCCCCCACGGTCTTTGGGTTCAGCAGTGATGAAAGTCCGATAGTTGCTGTCCACCGCAACGTTTTGCATATGGTCTATCATGGGGTGGTCTGCGTACTATATCAGTCCCAAATATTTCAATCGTCGGCCTCCCGCATGCAGCATGCAGCTCGACAGATTACTGAGATTGCCAACGAGTTAGATCAGATGAAGACTCTTCATTCGCTCCCGATTATCGGTTCTACAACAATACTGATTGCGATGATAATCCACCTGGCAGAGGTACAGACCTCTTCTCCCGTAAAGCAAGGGGTGACCATGAGGGACATTCAATCATGCATTGAACTGATGAAAAGGCTGCAAGATGTGCATTCATGTATGGACATTGTCACTCATCTTATACTGACTACCCTCCAAAGGTGTTCCCCGTCATAG
- a CDS encoding uncharacterized protein (predicted protein), with translation MVLIYVAARYNPIYKNTRTQWRSLHSHVKSGMFRLSWVPMTRIPEDILCLIISMDGSWEGCDLGNIDLQEAARRRALEEITAEYWGETGEECILRTMNEHCYPPSINLKRRPPPSIHCNPR, from the exons atgGTACTCATCTACGTCGCTGCTCGCTACAACCCCATTTACAAGAACACGAGAACACAGTGGAGGTCCCTACACAGCCACGTTAAGAGTGGCATGTTCAGATTGTCGTGGGTTCCGATGACCAGGATCCCAGAGGACATTTTGTGTCTGATAATCTCCATGGATGGCTCTTGGGAAGGTTGCGACCTTGGAAATATCGACCTGCAAGAGGCTGCTAGGAGACGGGCGTTGGAGGAAATTACTGCAGAATACTGGGGAGAAACTGGTGAGGAGTGCATTTTGAGGACTATGAATGAGCATTGTTATCCCCCAAGTATAAACCTGAAGCGACGGCCAC CACCCAGTATTCATTGCAACCCGCGGTAG
- a CDS encoding uncharacterized protein (predicted protein), which yields MPNVKGSESYPVILYYCTLDRIPSLPQFDNGQQTTAAEEDVDKDSPRLSSDITLTALSQLAVLRFGCNRAFISIIDDGNQHIIAEATGSISLRDKDRHAPDDAIYLGVRTIDLAWGVCPHTISLFTGQDMSKAVETPNMIANSSRFVVHDFTQEDFFKDRPYVVGWPYFRFYAEVPLLSPSGVVLGSFCVVDNKPRGHFAEEEVNALKEIADAVALHLDKVRISIDHHRAEKLIKGLTNFVKDHGEFDPAEVPLPISRQSTLNTLNSPRDQSSVSLPTPGAGGVGNMEGPIMSGSTASEVELSSLFSGVTSSEQTKTSSFLYNSSQSAAPTPAEETISHQEAAPERNEPPTVSVKRCVKNADQIAQVFTRASVSLRDSLDLDGVLFLDASRCNSGVVLSDDEARSWEPLPTTANPDSCRLDFAKINNLTTEDNGREDRIRASDGSLETTFDLANLIEEVTRVQYVGQRVPKATLPFVDALATPKNGAPYGETTVVVRIEERHAWKVQSLAGAWKRIVMNLLGNSLKFTSAGFVEVSLSKVVKQSDPESIYAHLCVTDTGRGIDRMFLRNKLFSPFAQENTLSEGLGLGFSIVRQLVDAMDGHVNVRSEVGVGTQVDIYIPVRRFASHYPSSTSMSSAPVKACLVGFEGYPDIKDTPTGILPVEAKRKLAIRSSLAPVLMAQCGWSLSIAESIENARGDVAIIEEEEFAKATCDGQLPRELCERTGINFFIILSGMQPRLNDLPPNAIRVSQPFGPAKFQDVLQRTQELYLKSLENPRSPPPPPGKPVITKRSSSELVLPASPDAPQEVGVALPLRVPPQTPQNANAIHCLVVDDNDINLKVSCLGYHVCNDH from the exons ATGCCGAACGTGAAAGGATCAGAGAGTTATCCAG TTATTCT GTATTACTGCACCCTCGATCGCATCCCCTCCCTTCCGCAGTTTGACAACGGGCAACAGACAAcagctgcagaagaagatgtcGACAAGGATTCGCCTCGTTTGTCCTCGGACATTACCCTCACAGCCCTGAGTCAATTGGCCGTGTTGCGCTTCGGATGCAATCGAGCCTTCATCTCCATTATCGACGATGGGAATCAGCATATTATTGCAGAGGCTACCGGGTCCATCTCGCTACGTGACAAGGATCGACATGCTCCAGATGATGCAATCTACCTCGGTGTGCGAACGATCGATCTGGCCTGGGGAGTGTGTCCGCATACCATCTCCTTGTTTACCGGCCAGGACATGTCCAAGGCGGTCGAGACGCCTAATATGATCGCCAACAGTTCCCGTTTCGTTGTCCATGACTTTACCCAAGAGGACTTTTTCAAAGATCGTCCATATGTAGTGGGGTGGCCCTACTTCCGCTTCTACGCCGAGGTGCCACTCCTTAGCCCATCCGGGGTCGTGCTGGGTTCCTTCTGTGTCGTGGACAACAAACCACGAGGGCACTtcgcggaagaagaggtgaaCGCTCTTAAAGAGATTGCAGATGCGGTAGCGTTGCATCTTGACAAAGTCCGCATCTCGATCGATCATCATCGGGCGGAGAAACTCATTAAAGGCCTCACGAATTTCGTCAAGGACCATGGGGAGTTTGATCCGGCCGAGGTACCCCTCCCTATTAGCAGACAGTCAACGCTGAACACACTCAACTCTCCTCGCGATCAGTCATCAGTGAGTCTTCCCACCCCAGGTGCTGGGGGCGTTGGAAACATGGAGGGTCCGATTATGAGCGGGTCGACTGCATCCGAGGTTGAGTTGTCATCGCTGTTTTCAGGAGTGACATCCTCCGAACAAACCAAGACGTCATCTTTCCTTTACAACTCATCGCAATCCGCAGCACCAACGCCAGCAGAGGAGACTATTAGCCACCAGGAAGCTGCCCCAGAACGCAACGAACCTCCAACGGTGTCGGTGAAACGCTGCGTCAAAAATGCGGACCAAATCGCTCAAGTCTTTACTCGAGCTAGTGTCTCTCTTCGGGACTCGCTGGACCTAGATGGGgtgctcttccttgatgcgAGTCGATGTAACTCGGGCGT AGTGCtctcggatgatgaggctCGAAGTTGGGAACCTCTCCCCACTACAGCAAATCCAGA TTCCTGCAGGCTAGATTTCGCCAAGATTAACAATCTGACCACCGAGGACAACGGACGGGAGGACCGCATCCGTGCATCTGACGGTAGTTTGGAGACGACATTTGATTTGGCTAATTTAATCGAGGAGGTCACAAGGGTTCAATATGTTGGTCAGCGGGTACCCAAGGCAACTCTGCCTTTTGTGGACGCCCTAGCCACACCCAAGAATGGTGCCCCCTACGGCGAAACCACGGTTGTTGTTCGTATTGAGGAACGGCACGCATGGAAAGTGCAATCCCTGGCGGGGGCATGGAAACGAATTGTCATGAACCTCCTTGGCAACTCCTTGAAATTCACCAGTGCTGGGTTTGTAGAGGTCTCTCTCTCTAAAGTCGTGAAACAGTCTGACCCCGAATCAATTTATGCTCATCTCTGTGTGACGGACACAGGTAGAGGTATTGATCGGATGTTTCTCAGAAACAAGCTCTTTTCCCCATTTGCACAAGAGAACACCCTGTCGGAAGGCCTAGGACTAGGCTTTAGCATCGTGCGCCAGTTAGTTGACGCCATGGACGGGCACGTCAATGTTCGAAGTGAAGTTGGAGTTGGCACACAGGTGGACATCTACATTCCTGTTCGGCGCTTCGCCAGTCATTatccctcttcaacttccatGTCGAGCGCTCCAGTGAAAGCCTGCCTGGTTGGATTCGAAGGATATCCAGATATAAAAGATACCCCTACTGGAATTTTGCCCGTCGAAGCCAAGAGAAAACTCGCCATTCGGAGCTCATTAGCACCTGTGCTGATGGCGCAATGCGGTTGGAGTCTCTCGATAGCAGAGTCTATAGAAAATGCTCGCGGTGATGTTGCTAttattgaagaagaggagttcGCCAAGGCGACATGCGACGGCCAATTACCGCGTGAACTCTGCGAGAGAACCGGGATCAACTTTTTCATCATTCTCAGTGGTATGCAGCCGCGCCTAAATGACCTACCACCGAATGCGATCCGCGTATCGCAGCCGTTCGGGCCGGCAAAGTTTCAGGATGTGCTTCAAAGGACACAGGAACTCTATCTCAAGTCACTAGAAAATCCtagatctcctc